A DNA window from Euwallacea fornicatus isolate EFF26 chromosome 17, ASM4011564v1, whole genome shotgun sequence contains the following coding sequences:
- the Cp110 gene encoding uncharacterized protein Cp110, which translates to MDDPVEKPYVSVIKVNGCPILPPLITPESRKELLIYKQQAVRLEQRLKHFRDLKRDFDELLQFKDSSAHITEPQEGALKNCDKPSCVKPWKASKLSKALLEVTQFNGSGVKTICSNVSLVDDSEGDTLLSHDTEHLKMRPSRCKSESRENKKAIKSNDETSPKPRLIRSNSYTLECPSPVLLKHLRNNSVSVHNTERSNILNSTSPETNNSSMDKDKTNQEKPELALNLDSPDQSARTIIEEYKSPIIEVYQTDISVQQITVNTNDRTVDDKEAKAEIFFNKHPFHAIEPDGELLNVLKDIPDEYAQQIIDLLKKQHIEQKQRLERYDGIKGRNEELESVRSDFSPECKRVASANSLDAPLQKVHKQSRNCDNLKDLRSLEYSHTPTSIKQVPNSLESRPNTTESLKSNRSAKPPSESLRRSSTFSISPSQSLYYSFASDSDTITSRLMPCSNSVEEDNGEVLKEIEVGVLREKNGYFEGVLRHENKKNISRELFRDIDQLNDNTMRQEWAASVIGAYAKGYLTRRLLKTEKVQNVISTIKDVLLCALELHQSEHIDEKDVELHRRLINQLSAALYSFHEIFFDLPIKEQMLTISLDRQRKLEKCKWPRSARSSMRSRSTNTTL; encoded by the exons ATGGACGATCCTGTGGAAAAGCCTTATGTGTCTGTAATCAAGGTTAATGGTTGCCCCATTTTGCCCCCTTTG ATAACCCCAGAATCACGCAAAGAGTTATTGATATACAAACAGCAGGCAGTTCGATTGGAACAAAGACTAAAGCATTTTCGCGATCTTAAACGTGATTTTGACGAACTGCTGCAATTCAAGGACAGTTCTGCACATATCACTGAGCCTCAGGAAGGTGCCttaaaaaattgtgataaaCCCTCCTGTGTAAAGCCTTGGAAAGCTAGCAAACTGAGCAAAGCTCTTTTAGAAGTAACACAATTTAATGGGAGTGGAGTTAAAACTATTTGTTCAAATGTAAGCTTGGTTGATGATAGTGAGGGCGACACTTTGCTTAGTCACGATACTGAACATTTGAAAATGAGGCCTTCTCGCTGTAAAAGTGAATCTcgagaaaacaaaaaagcaaTCAAATCCAATGATGAGACTTCTCCAAAACCACGTCTTATCAGGAGCAATTCGTACACTTTAGAATGTCCCAGTCCTGTTCTCTTAAAACATCTtagaaataattcagtttcgGTCCACAACACAGAGAGGTCAAATATCTTGAATAGCACTTCTCCAGAAACTAACAATTCAAGCATGGATAAAGATAAAACAAATCAAGAAAAGCCTGAattagctttaaatttagatagtCCAGATCAATCTGCAAGAACAATAATTGAAGAATACAAATCCCCAATAATTGAGGTTTATCAGACAGACATCTCAGTTCAGCAGATTACAGTAAATACAAATGACAGAACTGTTGATGATAAAGAAGCCAaagctgaaatatttttcaataaacatcCATTTCATGCTATAGAACCAGATGGGGAATTGCTGAATGTTTTGAAAGATATTCCTGATGAGTATGcacaacaaattattgatcttttgaaaaaacaacatATAGAGCAAAAGCAAAGGCTTGAGAGGTATGATGGGATTAAAGGAAGGAATGAAGAGTTGGAGTCTGTCAGGTCTGATTTCAGTCCTGAGTGCAAGAGAGTTGCGAG TGCAAATAGCCTTGATGCACCACTCCAGAAGGTTCACAAACAATCTAGAAACTGTGATAATTTGAAAGATCTGCGTTCGTTAGAATATAGTCACACCCCGACGTCAATTAAACAAGTACCCAATTCTTTAGAGAGTAGGCCAAACACCACTGAATCATTAAAAAGCAACCGTTCAGCTAAACCACCAAGTGAATCTTTAAGACGTAGCAgcacattttccatttctccGAGTCAGTCACTTTATTACAGTTTCGCAAGCGATAGTGACACAATAACTTCGCGATTGATGCCTTGTAGTAACTCAGTTGAAGAAGATAATGGTGAGGTTTTAAAAGAGATTGAAGTTGGAGTTCTGCGGGAGAAAAATGGCTATTTCGAAGGCGTACTGAGGCATGagaataagaaaaacattagTAGGGAGCTTTTCCGAGACATCGATCAACTTAATGATAACACAATGAGACAG GAATGGGCTGCGAGCGTTATAGGTGCTTACGCTAAAGGTTATTTAACTAGAAGACTTCTCAAAAcagaaaaagttcaaaacgTAATTAGCACTATAAAAGATGTGCTTCTATGTGCTCTTGAATTGCACCAGTCGGAACACATAGACGAGAAAGATGTTGAGCTGCATAGAAGGCTTATAAATCAG TTGTCAGCGGCATTATACTCTTTTCACGAAATCTTCTTCGATCTGCCTATTAAAGAACAAATGTTGACGATATCATTGGATCGACAAAGAAAACTGGAGAAATGCAAGTGGCCGCGATCGGCTAGAAGTTCGATGCGCTCTAGATCGACCAACACGACCCTTTAA
- the LOC136344507 gene encoding uncharacterized protein isoform X1, whose protein sequence is MTEFQNGLPPGWHSKYDENSGRYYYIHHYSKTTTWEDPRTKQREVQGALRHSPNVSAEYAPMQAHILHRSPEIRRNSVYPNHPPPIEAFLANSVPSQEIKIVTRSPLKLRSAKVQDVFLATSNSSTALDESVAKIGAMFPTVSETHIRLLLNKYLHREALVISALQVEKHPITTPGPFSTPPPQRNIYINIKDTLSRAGSPYIGSRIGTQGFRSAGNLHSSPKLKLRYMKSIFPHADETIILECLQNNDNSIQMTSEKLSEMGYSKKEKMKPATPTSKSKTEEKKEVSVEKTKTPNLPVKTKTMEDKEKIKQNLRDKYADVQEHLIAMALESVNFDERRANEILKIMKEEDTEIMQIRKNYKEKSASELDGAPPSSNIKCQIPVTQSRQSIKSLLKCEPKKENPNRYSRVIGQDNQDDYKSDKLCNTLGHNNALSKGPNQRLLLENYVQWQGSNKAISKGPQGLSKGSNTALLSRKMYKTCGPNADLRKGATCGLAKGSLFNQMKALIVGESKTN, encoded by the exons ATGACCGAGTTCCAGAATGGTTTACCCCCCGGATGGCATAGTAAATATGATGAGAATTCTGGACGATA ttattatatTCACCACTACAGCAAAACAACCACTTGGGAAGACCCGAGGACGAAACAACGAGAAGTACAAGGAGCCTTAAGGCACTCACCTAATGTATCAGCTGAATATGCCCCAATGCAG GCACATATCCTGCACAGATCACCAGAAATTAGAAGGAATTCTGTATACCCGAATCACCCACCACCAATTGAAGCTTTCTTAGCCAATTCCGTCCCAAGTCAG gaaatcaAAATCGTAACCCGAAGCCCATTAAAACTGCGAAGCGCTAAAGTTCAAGAtgtttttcttgcaacttcaaacTCTTCGACAGCCTTAGATGAATCCGTCGCCAAAATTGGTGCAATGTTCCCCACAGTGTCCGAAACCCATATACGGCTATTGCTCAACAA ATACCTTCACAGAGAAGCACTGGTCATTAGTGCACTGCAAGTCGAAAAACACCCCATAACGACTCCAGGCCCGTTCTCGACACCACCACCCCAAAGAAACAtatacattaacattaaagaCACATTGTCAAGGGCGGGAAGCCCCTATATTGGATCGCGCATAGGCACCCAGGGGTTCCGGAGCGCTGGGAACCTCCACTCGTCGCCGAAACTGAAGTTGAG GTACATGAAGTCGATTTTCCCACATGCAGACGAAACGATAATTTTGGAATGTCTGCAAAATAATGACAACAGCATTCAAATGACTTCGGAGAAATTAAGTGAGATGGGCTACAGCAAGAAGGAAAAGATGAAGCCTGCGACACCAACTTCCAAATCTAAGACCGAGGAAAAGAAAGAAGTTTCGGTTGAAAAGACTAAAACTCCAAATCTTCCTGTGAAAACAAAGACGATGGAagacaaagaaaaaa TTAAACAAAACTTAAGGGATAAATACGCAGACGTTCAGGAGCACCTTATAGCTATGGCCCTGGAGAGCGTGAACTTCGACGAGCGTCGTgcgaatgaaattttaaaaattatgaaggAGGAAGACACTGAGATAAtgcaaattaggaaaaattacaaaga GAAGTCAGCCTCGGAGTTGGATGGAGCCCCACCGTCTTCAAACATCAAATGCCAGATACCGGTCACGCAGAGCCGTCAGTCGATAAAGTCGCTGTTAAAATGTGAACCCAAAAAAGAAAACCCAAATAGATATAGTAGAGTTATAGGTCAAGATAACCAGGACGACTACAAATCGGACAAACTATGTAATACTTTGGGACACAACAACGCACTCTCCAAAGGTCCAAATCAAAGGCTCCTCTT ggaaaattaTGTTCAATGGCAAGGGTCCAATAAAGCCATATCAAAAGGCCCCCAAGGGCTTTCAAAGGGGTCCAACACAGCATTGCTGTCCCGAAAAATGTATAAGACCTGTGGACCGAACGCGGACCTGCGGAAAGGTGCCACATGTGGGCTGGCGAAGGGGAGCCTCTTTAATCAGATGAAGGCACTTATTGTCGGAGagtcaaaaacaaattag
- the LOC136344507 gene encoding uncharacterized protein isoform X2, translating into MTEFQNGLPPGWHSKYDENSGRYYYIHHYSKTTTWEDPRTKQREVQGALRHSPNVSAEYAPMQEIKIVTRSPLKLRSAKVQDVFLATSNSSTALDESVAKIGAMFPTVSETHIRLLLNKYLHREALVISALQVEKHPITTPGPFSTPPPQRNIYINIKDTLSRAGSPYIGSRIGTQGFRSAGNLHSSPKLKLRYMKSIFPHADETIILECLQNNDNSIQMTSEKLSEMGYSKKEKMKPATPTSKSKTEEKKEVSVEKTKTPNLPVKTKTMEDKEKIKQNLRDKYADVQEHLIAMALESVNFDERRANEILKIMKEEDTEIMQIRKNYKEKSASELDGAPPSSNIKCQIPVTQSRQSIKSLLKCEPKKENPNRYSRVIGQDNQDDYKSDKLCNTLGHNNALSKGPNQRLLLENYVQWQGSNKAISKGPQGLSKGSNTALLSRKMYKTCGPNADLRKGATCGLAKGSLFNQMKALIVGESKTN; encoded by the exons ATGACCGAGTTCCAGAATGGTTTACCCCCCGGATGGCATAGTAAATATGATGAGAATTCTGGACGATA ttattatatTCACCACTACAGCAAAACAACCACTTGGGAAGACCCGAGGACGAAACAACGAGAAGTACAAGGAGCCTTAAGGCACTCACCTAATGTATCAGCTGAATATGCCCCAATGCAG gaaatcaAAATCGTAACCCGAAGCCCATTAAAACTGCGAAGCGCTAAAGTTCAAGAtgtttttcttgcaacttcaaacTCTTCGACAGCCTTAGATGAATCCGTCGCCAAAATTGGTGCAATGTTCCCCACAGTGTCCGAAACCCATATACGGCTATTGCTCAACAA ATACCTTCACAGAGAAGCACTGGTCATTAGTGCACTGCAAGTCGAAAAACACCCCATAACGACTCCAGGCCCGTTCTCGACACCACCACCCCAAAGAAACAtatacattaacattaaagaCACATTGTCAAGGGCGGGAAGCCCCTATATTGGATCGCGCATAGGCACCCAGGGGTTCCGGAGCGCTGGGAACCTCCACTCGTCGCCGAAACTGAAGTTGAG GTACATGAAGTCGATTTTCCCACATGCAGACGAAACGATAATTTTGGAATGTCTGCAAAATAATGACAACAGCATTCAAATGACTTCGGAGAAATTAAGTGAGATGGGCTACAGCAAGAAGGAAAAGATGAAGCCTGCGACACCAACTTCCAAATCTAAGACCGAGGAAAAGAAAGAAGTTTCGGTTGAAAAGACTAAAACTCCAAATCTTCCTGTGAAAACAAAGACGATGGAagacaaagaaaaaa TTAAACAAAACTTAAGGGATAAATACGCAGACGTTCAGGAGCACCTTATAGCTATGGCCCTGGAGAGCGTGAACTTCGACGAGCGTCGTgcgaatgaaattttaaaaattatgaaggAGGAAGACACTGAGATAAtgcaaattaggaaaaattacaaaga GAAGTCAGCCTCGGAGTTGGATGGAGCCCCACCGTCTTCAAACATCAAATGCCAGATACCGGTCACGCAGAGCCGTCAGTCGATAAAGTCGCTGTTAAAATGTGAACCCAAAAAAGAAAACCCAAATAGATATAGTAGAGTTATAGGTCAAGATAACCAGGACGACTACAAATCGGACAAACTATGTAATACTTTGGGACACAACAACGCACTCTCCAAAGGTCCAAATCAAAGGCTCCTCTT ggaaaattaTGTTCAATGGCAAGGGTCCAATAAAGCCATATCAAAAGGCCCCCAAGGGCTTTCAAAGGGGTCCAACACAGCATTGCTGTCCCGAAAAATGTATAAGACCTGTGGACCGAACGCGGACCTGCGGAAAGGTGCCACATGTGGGCTGGCGAAGGGGAGCCTCTTTAATCAGATGAAGGCACTTATTGTCGGAGagtcaaaaacaaattag